The window TGCAAGCCCTCGTCGAAATTTCCCGAGTTGAATCCAGCGGCAATCGCGTCGCGAATTGCTGACGTCGTCCCCGCCGGGAAAAACGCATGCGAGGCGCGATCCGGATACACGCCGATCTTCTTGGGATCTTTCGAAATGAAGATCATGACGCCGTTGACTTGCTGCTGCGCGAAGATGCGCTCCGCGGCGCTATCGACGGTCGCACCATCGAGCGACGGCGTCGTATAGACGAGAATCTCTTTGCCGGTGGTCGCAGCAAAATCGTTGATTCGTGTGTTTGCCGCTTGGACTGCCTGCGTGGAGAACAAGTGCGCGTTGTCGACGACGTATTGGTCGCGCGCAACGGCGGGTGCGAGGTTGAGGGCAAGGACGACGAGCGCCGTGCCCAGAGCAGTCAAAATCTTCATTCTCGAGGTCTCCGGCTGCTGATACCCCCGGCCATGCGGGGGAGTTTCAGCGCGCTCGAACCGTTACGATGGCGACGCCGACAATGCTTGCAACGAAGAGCAAGAGGAACACCCAAATGCCCATTCGGATGAGCGACTGGCGAAACGCCCGACGGCTTCGCGTCTGGTAGCCGGGCACTAGGATTCGATCGCGCGTGCCGCGCGAGTGCCCGGACCCCACAACCGCTCGAGATTGTAGAACGCACGGCTCTCCGGTGTAAAAACGTGCGCAACGACGGACCCAAGGTCGATCAGAATCCAATTCCCGTCGGAATAGCCCTCGGTGCGCGCTACGCCGAACCCCTCAGCTTTCGACTTCTCGATGATCGCGTCAGCGATCGCTCGCGTTTGGACGTTCGAGCGGCCGGTGACGATCACGAACGTGTCGGCGACGATGGTTCGCCCGTCCAAATCCAGGACGGTGATGTCCTCGCCTTTCTTGTCTTCTGCGGCGGCCCGCACGGTCTCGATCAATTCAGGCAGTTTTCTTCTCCTCTGATGAAAACAGTTCGATGGCGGCGGCAGTTTCCGGTGCGATAGATTTTCCGGACGCGCCGTGAAAAGCTGTCGTGGCGAGCAGCGTCTCACGCATCGCTGCGTTCAGATTGTGGAACGAAAGCCGTTCGAGGTCGGCGCGTTCGTCGAAATCGCGGCCCGGTTCGAGAGAATCGGCCAAGTACACGATGGCATCGAGGGTATTCATCGAACCCGCGCCGAGCGTATGATAGCGGATCGCCGAGAGAATCCGCTCGTCATCGATTCCAAACTCTTCCCGAGCGAGCTCGGCGCCGATACGCGCGTGCAGAACCCGTGGGTGCGTTTCTTCGAAGGCGCCGATCGCAAGTCCGCGCGCGCGAGATTCCTCGAGCAGACGCTCCGGCGTGTACAAGCGCGCAAGATCGTGCAGCATGCCGGCCAGCATTGCACGCTCGACATTCTCACGGTACCGTCGCGCAAGCCGAACCGCCATGCGCGCGACGCGTAACGTGTGCGCGTAGCGATGCTGCTGGCCGATGTGCGCGTGCACGCGTTTGCCGAGCCGGACGAACTCGACGCCGGTCACCGCACCATCCAGAACGCGATCGACTTCACGGGGACGTTGTCGAATTTCGCCGGCGTCCATGACGTGTTGCGTACGTATGTGACTATGCGTACACGTTGCGCGGGAGTGAGAGAGCCGGCGACGATCGAGACCGCGTCGACGTGGCCGTCTTTGCCGATTTCGCAGCGCGCGACCGACATCGGCGCGACCGCGAGCACTGCGGGCGTGCGACGAATCTTCGGCGCGCTATACTGCAGCACGCGCAGCATCTCGCGGTCGGCCGGAACGAATCCGAGGCGCGCAACGTACCCGCGGTCTCCGAACACGGCGTGCGTCAGTTTTCCGGCGTCATCGAAGAAGAGCTCGAGGACGTGTTCGTTGCCGAGATCGTAGGTGCGAAAATCCGGACCTGAAAGGTCGGCCGTCCCCCGTTCAGCGTCGGCGCGCGCTTTCGTGTATCCGAACAGGTCGACATGCGCAAGTCGTTCGCCCGGTGCAAGCGGATGATCGTCGACGGCTTTAACGTTCATCGCGTCATCCGTTATGAAGCGCAAGAAAGCGTGCGGCGTGTGCCAAATCCAGGTGTGACCGCTATCGAGCGATTGGACGTCTTGCGGCATCCCGAAAGCGTCCACGGCGGACATCACGCTGTGGCCGAGCATCACGTCCGCCGGCATATCTTGCGCTTCGATCGCGGTATGGGACGCGAGTGCGAAGCCGGTGAGGGTTGCGAGCGCCGTCGCCCGCCTCACCCGTAGAGTGCAGCGCGCAATGCACGCAGCCGGTTTCGATAGAGCTCACCGCGGAGATTCCCGGCCCACATGACGACGGCATTCTCGTTGTTGTCGCTGTAGTATGCGCGCCGTACGCTAACGTTCGTGAATCCGTACTTGCGATACAATCGCTGCGCAACGTCATTGCTCTCGCGAACTTCGAGCGTGATCCACGATGCGCCGCGCTCCATCGCCTCATCGAGCAAGTGAATCAGCATTTGCTCGCCCAAACCTCGTCCGCGATGTCCCGGTTCGACGGCGATCGTCGTGATGTGAGAATCTTCGAGAATCACCCAGATGCCGCCGTAAGCGACGATCTTTCCGTCGATGCGTCCGGCGAAATAGTGTGCGAGCTTGTTTTCGCTCAATTCGTTCGAGAATGCGTTCGCAGGCCACGCCGTCGTAAATGAGACGGATTCGATTTGCAGGACCGCGGGAACGTCTTCCGTGCGCATCGCTTCGATCTGCAGGCGCTGCCCGATGAGTTTCATTATAACGGCGCTCCGCCCCAGGCTGCGCGCCCCCCATCTTTCGAGCCCATCATCATTGCGATAACGTTTACATTCCCCGAGGGAGCTCGTAACAACATTACCGTTGCTTCACCGCGGGGAGCTCACCATAATCGGGTGCGACCTCATGAACGCTGGTCGCAGGTGGACGCGTGCGTGCGATGCGGGCAAGGGTCGCAGCAGGGAGCTCGGTACCGACCGGGATGAGATGCACGGACAGACCGCGTTCGAGAGCCGCGCTCTGCACGTCCTCCGTGGCGCCGACGATTGCGATTTCTTCACCTTCGGAGGTGACCCGCGCAAGCGTCGCCGCAATCGGCCCGCACGCGACGCGTGTTCCCTCGTGTGCGGTGCGTCGCATGCACGCGATGCCCGGTCTGCCGTAGATCACGGTCACGCGCGGCAGCCGCGACTCGGCGGCTGCGCTGCCGTCCAATATATCGAAGGAAGAGATGCCCACGAGCGGGAGCTTCGCACCGAAGGCGAGCGATTTCGCAAACGCGATCGTGATACGCAGACCCGTGAATCCGCCCGGCCCGGTTCCAACTGCGATCCCGCCGAGATCGGCGAGCCGAAGCTTTCCCCCTTCGAGGCGCGCGCGTACCAAGCGCAGGCCTTCCTCGAGTGCCGCTTGCTTCGAAAGCGATTCCGCAAGGATTTCGCCGTCGCGCAAGAGCGCGACCGAAAACGAATCGAGCGCGCCTTCGAGTGCCAAGATCGGTTCACGCACCCGCGCGAATCGTGACCTCGCGTGGGGAATCGCCGCTGCCGCTGATCTGTACGCGCCATTTCGCGGTTCCGACCAAACTCGGAGCGCGTTCGGGCCATTCGACGATGGTGATCGAGTCAGTTGAGAAGGCTTCTTCGAGTCCAAGCTCGGCCAAGTCGGCTTCCTCCTCGATGCGATAGAGATCGAGGTGTTCGAGCTTGACCTTGGCGTCGCCGTAGCGATGCCAGAACGTGAAGGTAGGACTCGTGACCGGGTCGCCACCGACGAGCGCGGCCGCAAGGCCGGCGGCAAAAACCGTCTTTCCGCTGCCCAGCGGGCCCTCGACGGCGATGACGTCACCTCGGCGAACGTGACGCGCGAGCTCCGCAGCCAGCGCGCGCATCGCCTCTAGGGAAGAAACCGTAAGACGTGCGGGGAACGCCTCCAAAGTGTATTGGCGGCTGGGCGACATCGTAATTGGCATTATCTCCGGTGCGGTGTGTTCGGTTTTGGCAGCTTTCATCGAAGGCTTCATTGCGACCGTTCGTGTCTTTTCGTTTGGTCGCATCGGAGCATTCGGCGGGGAACTACTCATGGTAGCTTTAGCGGGCGGCTTGCTCGGCGGAATAATCGGACTCTTCTTCGGTAGAGTGGTAAAACCACACGAAGGACTCAGAACTGAGCGCCGCTAGCATGAGTACTGAGGATCAAGCTGCGCAAGCACTCGCCGACCTTGAAAGCAAGGTGGAAGCGAGCGTCGCTGCAGTTCGCGCGCGAGCGGCCGAAGCCAAATCGAAGCTCGAACGCGGCGTGCTGAATTTGCAGTCGCATTCCGAGACCTCGGCGGTCGCTGCCGAAGCGGCTGACGGAGCCGAACTGAATTGGGATTTGGAAGAAAGTTCGGCAGAAGCGCCACCGCTCGAAGAAGCGCCGCCGCCGCTTGATGACTTCTCGCTTGCCGCTCCTGAGCCGCCGCTCTCGTTCAAAGACGAGCTCGACGTCGCGACCGACGAAGACGGCATCCCACTTGGGGACTAATGGGTTCTATTTTCTGGGAGTAAGTAACAAATAGAGAACGAGCGTATTTCGACCGTCATGGTCAAAGACGAGATGGAGCGTTCCTACCTCGCCTACGCCATGTCGGTTATCGCCTCGCGTGCGCTTCCGGATGTACGCGACGGCCTCAAACCTGTGCAGCGTCGCATCCTATTCGCAATGCGCGAGATGGGCTTCACCCCGGACAAGCAGCATCGGAAGTGCGCCGGTATCGTCGGCGAGGTGCTCAAGTCGTACCATCCGCACGGCGACTCGTCGGTTTACGACGCGCTCGTGCGCATGGCTCAGGATTTCACGCTGCGCTATCCGCTCGTCGACGGACACGGAAACTTCGGCTCGATCGACGGCGACCCGCCGGCCGCATATCGCTACACCGAAGCACGTCTCGCGCGTGCCGCGCTCGATATGCTTGCCGAAATCGATCGCGAGACGGTCGATTTCATTCCGAACTTCGACAATCAAACGACGGAACCGACCGTTCTGCCGTCGCGCTTACCGAATCTGCTCGTCAACGGTTCGAGCGGCATCGCCGTCGGCATGGCTACGAACATCCCGCCGCACAACGTCGGCGAGATCTGCGATGCGATCGCGCTCTTACTCGAGAATCCGCAAGCGACCGACGACGAGCTGGCCGCAATCGTTCAAGGTCCCGATTTTCCGACCGCCGGCGTGATCATGGGACGCGAAGCGATTCGCGAAGCCTACAAGACCGGGCGCGGTTCGGTCGTCATCCGCGGTAAAGCCGAGATCGTCGAAGAGCGCGGCAAGTACAAGATCATCATCACCGAGGTGCCGTTCCAAGTTACGAAGTCGCGCATTGTCGAGGCGATAGCCGAAGCGTATTCCGACAAACGCATCGCCGGTATCACTGCGTGCCACGACGAGAGCAACCGCAAAGGCATGCGCATCGCAGTCGAGCTTGCGCGCAATGCCACGCCGAACGTCGTCTTGAACCAGCTCTACAAGCACACGCCGCTCCAAACGAGCTTCGGTTTCAATATGCTCGCGCTCGTGCCGGCCCAGACCGAGAGCGGCCAGCTGACGCTCGAGCCTCAAGTTCTTCCGCTCAAAGAGATGCTCGCGCACTTCATTACGCATCGTCGCGTTGTCGTTCGCCGGCGCACCGAATACGATCTCAAGAAGGCCGAAGAGCGCGCGCATCTGCTCGAGGGCTTCCGGATCGCGCTCGACCACATCGACGAGGTCATCAAGATCATCCGCGGCAGCCAAACGGTCGACGTCGCACGCGCGAGTTTGATGGATCGCTTCAAGCTCACCGAGATCCAAGCCAACGCCATCGTCGACATGCGTCTGCGCACGCTCACCGGCCTCGAGCGTCAGAAGATCGAAGACGAGTACAACGAGCTCAAGAAAAAGATCATCGACTACAAAGACATTCTCGCCAAGCCAAAGCGCATCGATGCTATCGTCAAGGCGGAAGGCGAGGACGTCAAAAAGCGTTTCGCCGACGAGCGCCGCACGCAAATCGTCGCGGCCGAGGGCGAAGTCTCGATCGAAGACATCATTGCCAACGTCCCCGTCGTCATCACCGTGACGGCCGGCGGCTACATCAAGCGTGTCTCGGTCGACACATTCCGCCAACAGAATCGTGGCGGTCGTGGCGTGATGGGAATCGGCAACCTCAAGAGCGAGGACGTCGTTCGCAATTTCTTCATTGCGAACACGCACGAAACGGTCTTGTTCTTCACGAACAAGGGCCGCGTTTTCCGGCTGAAGGCCTACGAAGTTCCGGAAACATCACGCCAAGCTCGCGGCACCAATCTCGTCAACTTGCTCACGCTTCCGCCGGGCGAGGTTGCTACGGCCGTGCTGCCGGTTCGCGCGTTCGATGACGACAAGTATCTCGTCATGGTGACGCGTCACGGCGTCATCAAGAAGACGCGGCTCGAAGATTTTGCAAATGTTCGCCGCAGTGGCTTGATCGCCATCAACCTCGACGAGGACGACGAGCTGCTCGCAGTCGATCTATCCGACGGGAAACGCGACATCATTCTTGCCTCGAGCGGCGGTATGGCGGTGCACTTCAATGAAACCGACGTGCGCGCAATGGGCCGGCCGGCGCGCGGCGTCAAGGCAATGACGCTCGGTCCGGGCGATGAGATCATGGCTATGGACGTGGTCGAGGACGACCGGCGCGAAGTTCTGATCGTCACCTCGCACGGCTTCGGCAAACGAACGCCGATCGACGAATACCGTCATACGTCGCGCGGCGGCAAAGGCGTCAAAGCATTTGCCCGTGAGCGCGCGATCGGCAACGTCGTCGATCAGATTCTCGTGCGCGAGAGCGACGAGCTGCTCATCATCACGAGCGCGAACAACGTCACGCGCATTCCGGTCAAGCAGATCCGGCGCGCCGGCCGCTCGACCAAGGGCGTACGGCTCGTGCGGCTCGCAGAAGGCGACGAAGTGCTCGCGGTTGCGAATCTCACGCAGCAAAGCAAAGAGATCGCCGAGATCACGGGCGAGCCGGCGCCCGTCCTCGCGCAACAAGCGGCAGACCTGCCGGCGGACGAAGACTAGACCAGCGCTTCTTCCCGGATTTGCGGCGCCGCCGGTAGCTTGATCTCGAAAACGGTCCGGCCCGGACGGCTTTCGAGCAATCGCAACGTGCCGTGTGCGCGGCTTACTGCGTGCACGGCAATTGCCAGGCCCAGCCCCGAGCCTTCGATCTCGCCGCGCGCCGCGCCGCGGAAAAAGCGATCGAAGATGTGTGACTGTTCGTCGTCCGGGATACCAGGGCCGGCGTCGACGACTCGTGCGATAACGAACGAGCCTTCGCGCTTCACCTGAAGCTCGATCGGCGCGCCGGCGCCATACTTGCGCGCGTTGTCCAAAAGATTGGCCAGCGCTTCGTGCAGCTCGGATTCTTCCGCGAGCACGTGCGCACCGTCGTCGAGCACGAGCGCGACCGGCGGATGTCCCGGAACGTCGCGTACCGCCTCTGCAAGATTGCGCGCGACTGCGGCGACGTCGACGCGCGCGAGCTGCGAGGGTTGGGGCCGTTCGAGCCGTGCCAGAACCACCAGCTTGTCGATCAGCGCGCGCATCCGCGCGCTTTCCGTATCGAGCGTCGCAAAGGCACGATCGCGCTTAATCGGATCGGCGAGCGCGCCGCGCTTGAGGACGTCGAGATATCCGCGAATGACGGTCAGCGGCGTGCGCAGCTCGTGACTCGCGTCCGCCACGAATTGACGAATGTATTCCTCAACGCGGCGGCGCTCGTCGAACGCGGCGGAAACTTGCGAAGCGGCGCCGTTGAATGCACTCGCCAGCTCGCCGACTTCGGTACGGTCCTGGGTGTCGATGCGTTGCGGCGTGAAATCACCGTCCGCAAAACGCTGCAGCGCGCCGGTCACCGCGATCATCGGCGCTAGGGCTTGATCGGCAAGATAGCGTCCGATCAGAAATCCGATCAAGCCGCACACGATCAGGCCGCCGAACGCGATCATCGCGTACGACGTCAGCAACGAACGGAAGACGTCGGGATCGGGGCTGACAAAGAATGTCGCAATCTTCGTGTCGATGCGCTCCGGATGAATCCCGATCAGATTCGAGATCGAGAAAAGCGTTCGATTGCCGGGATTGCGATCGCCGTCAGGGGGAGGTGGTCCACCCGGTGGCGATCCCGGTGGTGCCGGGCGCAGTCGGGGCTGCTGCGAAATCGGGACGTACACGGCGCGCCTGTGCGTTCCGAAGTGTAGCGGGGGACGGCCGACGGTCACGCCTTCGGGATGCTCGAATCCGATGATGTGCAAGCCTGGCCGCTCGACCATCTGATGCACGTTGCCGGCCAGCGACGTGAAGCCGGCGTTCGGGTTCTGCGCGACGATCTGGCGAATTTGGTTCGCGGCCGCCGCTATCGCATCGTTCGTCGCACGTGAATAGAACATCACTGCTTCGCGCGCGAGAACCGCGGCGACAAACAGAAACAGAATCATCACGAATGCCGTGTACGAAAACGTGATGCGACCACGAAGGGTCCGGAGCATTACTCCTCGCGCAAGACGTAGCCGACGCCGCGGACCGTGTGAATCAACTTCTTACGCGGCGGCGTGTCGATTTTCGCCCGAAGGTACGAGATGTACGTCTCAACAGTTCCGGTGCCGACTTCGCGGTCGCTGCCCCAAACCATGTCGAGGAGCTGCTCGCGCGTAAACACGCGGTTGGGTGAACGAATCAATGCGACGAGCAGGTCATACTCGCGCATCGAAAGATCGATTCGGCGGTTGTCCCGCATCACGCGGCGCGCGTCGAGATCGACAGTGAGGTCGGCGAAACGAAGCGTGTGAGGCTTTGCGAGCCGCGGCCGCCGCAGCGCCGTTTCCAGGCGCGCGAGCAGCTCGGCGAATTCGAAGGGTTTGGCCAGATAGTCATCAGCGCCGCTGCGCAGGCCCTCGATACGATCTGCGACTTCGCCTTTGGCGCTCAGCATGATGACGGGGACTTCCGTCAACTTGCGCACCATCGGCAAAAGTGCAATGCCGTCGACCTTGGGCATCATCACGTCCAGCACAATAATGTCGGGCGGCCATTCACGAATAAGCGCGAGGGCTTGTTGCCCATCGGCTGCAGTGCGAACAGCGTACCCTTCTTGCGTGAGACCGACTTCCAGCAGTTCCCGGACGTTGCGCTCGTCGTCAACGACCGCAATCCGGGCTGACTCCGGGTCCATGGACCGAGTATTGCGCGTCGACCTGGG of the Candidatus Baltobacteraceae bacterium genome contains:
- the gyrA gene encoding DNA gyrase subunit A, which codes for MVKDEMERSYLAYAMSVIASRALPDVRDGLKPVQRRILFAMREMGFTPDKQHRKCAGIVGEVLKSYHPHGDSSVYDALVRMAQDFTLRYPLVDGHGNFGSIDGDPPAAYRYTEARLARAALDMLAEIDRETVDFIPNFDNQTTEPTVLPSRLPNLLVNGSSGIAVGMATNIPPHNVGEICDAIALLLENPQATDDELAAIVQGPDFPTAGVIMGREAIREAYKTGRGSVVIRGKAEIVEERGKYKIIITEVPFQVTKSRIVEAIAEAYSDKRIAGITACHDESNRKGMRIAVELARNATPNVVLNQLYKHTPLQTSFGFNMLALVPAQTESGQLTLEPQVLPLKEMLAHFITHRRVVVRRRTEYDLKKAEERAHLLEGFRIALDHIDEVIKIIRGSQTVDVARASLMDRFKLTEIQANAIVDMRLRTLTGLERQKIEDEYNELKKKIIDYKDILAKPKRIDAIVKAEGEDVKKRFADERRTQIVAAEGEVSIEDIIANVPVVITVTAGGYIKRVSVDTFRQQNRGGRGVMGIGNLKSEDVVRNFFIANTHETVLFFTNKGRVFRLKAYEVPETSRQARGTNLVNLLTLPPGEVATAVLPVRAFDDDKYLVMVTRHGVIKKTRLEDFANVRRSGLIAINLDEDDELLAVDLSDGKRDIILASSGGMAVHFNETDVRAMGRPARGVKAMTLGPGDEIMAMDVVEDDRREVLIVTSHGFGKRTPIDEYRHTSRGGKGVKAFARERAIGNVVDQILVRESDELLIITSANNVTRIPVKQIRRAGRSTKGVRLVRLAEGDEVLAVANLTQQSKEIAEITGEPAPVLAQQAADLPADED
- the yqeK gene encoding bis(5'-nucleosyl)-tetraphosphatase (symmetrical) YqeK, which produces MDAGEIRQRPREVDRVLDGAVTGVEFVRLGKRVHAHIGQQHRYAHTLRVARMAVRLARRYRENVERAMLAGMLHDLARLYTPERLLEESRARGLAIGAFEETHPRVLHARIGAELAREEFGIDDERILSAIRYHTLGAGSMNTLDAIVYLADSLEPGRDFDERADLERLSFHNLNAAMRETLLATTAFHGASGKSIAPETAAAIELFSSEEKKTA
- the tsaE gene encoding tRNA (adenosine(37)-N6)-threonylcarbamoyltransferase complex ATPase subunit type 1 TsaE, translated to MKAAKTEHTAPEIMPITMSPSRQYTLEAFPARLTVSSLEAMRALAAELARHVRRGDVIAVEGPLGSGKTVFAAGLAAALVGGDPVTSPTFTFWHRYGDAKVKLEHLDLYRIEEEADLAELGLEEAFSTDSITIVEWPERAPSLVGTAKWRVQISGSGDSPREVTIRAGA
- a CDS encoding HAMP domain-containing sensor histidine kinase, whose amino-acid sequence is MLRTLRGRITFSYTAFVMILFLFVAAVLAREAVMFYSRATNDAIAAAANQIRQIVAQNPNAGFTSLAGNVHQMVERPGLHIIGFEHPEGVTVGRPPLHFGTHRRAVYVPISQQPRLRPAPPGSPPGGPPPPDGDRNPGNRTLFSISNLIGIHPERIDTKIATFFVSPDPDVFRSLLTSYAMIAFGGLIVCGLIGFLIGRYLADQALAPMIAVTGALQRFADGDFTPQRIDTQDRTEVGELASAFNGAASQVSAAFDERRRVEEYIRQFVADASHELRTPLTVIRGYLDVLKRGALADPIKRDRAFATLDTESARMRALIDKLVVLARLERPQPSQLARVDVAAVARNLAEAVRDVPGHPPVALVLDDGAHVLAEESELHEALANLLDNARKYGAGAPIELQVKREGSFVIARVVDAGPGIPDDEQSHIFDRFFRGAARGEIEGSGLGLAIAVHAVSRAHGTLRLLESRPGRTVFEIKLPAAPQIREEALV
- the rimI gene encoding ribosomal protein S18-alanine N-acetyltransferase, with protein sequence MKLIGQRLQIEAMRTEDVPAVLQIESVSFTTAWPANAFSNELSENKLAHYFAGRIDGKIVAYGGIWVILEDSHITTIAVEPGHRGRGLGEQMLIHLLDEAMERGASWITLEVRESNDVAQRLYRKYGFTNVSVRRAYYSDNNENAVVMWAGNLRGELYRNRLRALRAALYG
- the rsfS gene encoding ribosome silencing factor, with product MIETVRAAAEDKKGEDITVLDLDGRTIVADTFVIVTGRSNVQTRAIADAIIEKSKAEGFGVARTEGYSDGNWILIDLGSVVAHVFTPESRAFYNLERLWGPGTRAARAIES
- a CDS encoding response regulator transcription factor, translated to MDPESARIAVVDDERNVRELLEVGLTQEGYAVRTAADGQQALALIREWPPDIIVLDVMMPKVDGIALLPMVRKLTEVPVIMLSAKGEVADRIEGLRSGADDYLAKPFEFAELLARLETALRRPRLAKPHTLRFADLTVDLDARRVMRDNRRIDLSMREYDLLVALIRSPNRVFTREQLLDMVWGSDREVGTGTVETYISYLRAKIDTPPRKKLIHTVRGVGYVLREE
- the tsaB gene encoding tRNA (adenosine(37)-N6)-threonylcarbamoyltransferase complex dimerization subunit type 1 TsaB, with translation MREPILALEGALDSFSVALLRDGEILAESLSKQAALEEGLRLVRARLEGGKLRLADLGGIAVGTGPGGFTGLRITIAFAKSLAFGAKLPLVGISSFDILDGSAAAESRLPRVTVIYGRPGIACMRRTAHEGTRVACGPIAATLARVTSEGEEIAIVGATEDVQSAALERGLSVHLIPVGTELPAATLARIARTRPPATSVHEVAPDYGELPAVKQR